Genomic window (Leptospira andrefontaineae):
TTGAGAACATGAACGGAAGTTTGATCTCCATCAATCCTACAAACGGATATGTGGAGGCGATGGTTGGTAGTTACAAAATTTCTAATATATTCAGGTTAAACCGAGCAGTTTCCGCGGTAAGGCAACCCGGTTCTGTAATCAAGGGACTTGTCTATCTGATGGCGTTCGAAAAAAGGATCGCAACTCCTACTTCTATTGTTGTAGATGAGCCGATCAAGATTAGAGGTTATGCCCCTAAAAACTGGTATAAAGGCCATAGAGGTGCAATGCAAACTAGGACTGCATTCGCTCAGTCAGTGAACACAATTGCAGTCAAATTTATGGATGAGATAGGTGTTGGCGATTTCATCCATACTCTCGGAAAAATTTTGGATCTGGACAGTTCGGAGTTAAGTAGAAGGTTTCAGCATAATCTTACGTTAGCACTTGGTTCCGGAGAATTATCTCCCAAAGAGCTAGCAACCGTATATGCTACAATTGCGAATAACGGTAAAAAAGTAAAACCTGTAGAAATCCTAAGGATTACCGACTTCGAAGGTTCCGAACTTTATATGAATACTCTTCCTGATCCGAAAGATGCAGAACAAATTTTAGATCCTGTTGCCTGCGCGATGACCTTAAACTTATTAGAAGCAGTCGTTTCGGAAGAAGGAACTCTCAAGATCGCATTAAAAGATGGAGAAAAATTCCCACTAGGTGGAAAAACAGGAACGGTCCAATCTCCCAAAGAAGCACAAAAACGTTGGGGTTCCAGAAAAGGAGTAAGAGACGTTTGGTTTGCAGGTGTGAATCCGAATTTAGTGACTGCAGTTTGGGTAGGTAATGATTTAGGCGCTCCTTTCCCCGGTTCCGGTTCTGGAACGAGCGGTTCTATTTGGTTTAGATATGTTTCCCATGTAGCAAGAACATTAGGTTTTGGTGATAGTCTAATTACTCCATTTAATGGAGATTATGTGAAAGTGGATATCTGTGCGGAAACCGGTGGACTTTTATCAAACGAAGCAGAATGTAAACATCCTCTTTATGGACAGTACTATTATGTGGGAGACCAACCTGGCGGCGGTGCAACAACTCCTACAGTCACTCAAACAGAAGGAACAAATTCTACAAATGGTACCGAAGAAGCACTTTCCGGAGAAGACGCTGTAGAATTAGAACTTCCTGAAACTAAGGAAGATCCAAACGACGATTAAGATCTTTTGGCAAACGGTCCCCTACTAGATACAATTCATATGGGGACCATAAAAAGATCCAAGGAGCATCTTCGCTTAAAAGTGAAAATGCTTCCTTTATCTGTGGGCTTATATCCGTTTTATCTGCGGATCTGATCTCTTTGAATAATTTTTCCATTTTCGGATTTAAGTAGAAGGCTCTATTTCCTCCGTTCCCAAATCTATCCCCCGCAAATAACGGATCTAAAAATGCAAACGGCCCGGGAAGATCTGCATACCAAAATAATAATGTTAGATCTCCCTTACCTTCTCCATTCTCTTTATATAATGCAGCTTTTTCCATCGGAAGGATTTTGATTTTCAACCCTAACTCTTTCAGGTTTTGGACGATCGCAGCCCCATTTGCTTGGTTCTCCTCGTCTCCTCTCATCCTAAATTCTAATTCTCTTTCTAAAATTTTGGGATAGCAAACCGACTTAGAGAGTAATTCTTTCGCCTTTGCAAGATCATAAGGATATATTTCTTCGGAAGAAGTCCAGGTATCGGAAACCGATTTCGGAAATGGACCTACGGAAACTTCTCCTTTTCCTTCTAATAAAACCTGGATGATTGTACGTTTATCTACCGAATAATTTAATGCTTTCCTAAAATTCTTATCGAAGCAGGGCTCTTTCGCATTGATCGCTATGTATTGAACACCTCCTCCTTTTCTTACAGAGATATAATCTTCTTTTACTAATGAGTTTTTGAGAAGGAAAACAGGCAATTTCATCAGATCTAATTCGTCTTTAAAATATAAATACAGTCCTGTACTTGCCTGAGGAAGAACTCTAAACAAAATCTCAGAGCCCAAATCGTTAGGATAATTTGCAATTAATCTAAGATGATTATTTCTTTTCCATTCCACTAATTTAAAATCGCCACAGACTGAGTCAGGCGAACCACAATAGATCCAAGCTTGAGGCAAAGAAAGTTTTTCTAAAGTTTCCCTCAAACCTCCTTCGAAATATATTTCCAAACTGGAATCGGAGAGAACCTTGCCGCCTTTTAAAAAAGAATATGTGCTCCTTCTAGGTCCTGGAGTATTTCTTAATCTTTCTAAAGATCCAAGAACTGTTTGAGCGTTTACATTCGATTTCGAATCGGTTCGAAGTTCTAAGATCAATCTTCTGATCTTGGATGACGGACCTTCTGCCAGCTTATATGATCTCACTAAAGAAGGAAGGATTGTACCTTCTCCATTTATTTCAAAAA
Coding sequences:
- a CDS encoding ABC transporter substrate-binding protein — translated: MFYPRFLDSVSSRFQVGPKPTLTFSLAFLLLSLLFYDCGKAERSPEKLVFSLASDPISLDPIRSTDLSSRIVLKYIYPRLFEINGEGTILPSLVRSYKLAEGPSSKIRRLILELRTDSKSNVNAQTVLGSLERLRNTPGPRRSTYSFLKGGKVLSDSSLEIYFEGGLRETLEKLSLPQAWIYCGSPDSVCGDFKLVEWKRNNHLRLIANYPNDLGSEILFRVLPQASTGLYLYFKDELDLMKLPVFLLKNSLVKEDYISVRKGGGVQYIAINAKEPCFDKNFRKALNYSVDKRTIIQVLLEGKGEVSVGPFPKSVSDTWTSSEEIYPYDLAKAKELLSKSVCYPKILERELEFRMRGDEENQANGAAIVQNLKELGLKIKILPMEKAALYKENGEGKGDLTLLFWYADLPGPFAFLDPLFAGDRFGNGGNRAFYLNPKMEKLFKEIRSADKTDISPQIKEAFSLLSEDAPWIFLWSPYELYLVGDRLPKDLNRRLDLP